A stretch of Clostridium formicaceticum DNA encodes these proteins:
- the tnpC gene encoding IS66 family transposase → MKTGMKMTKVNLQNQLDEKTKELILKMEEELEARDNEIKSKDKEIADLKNELAYLKGQVLNKNRKIFGSSSEQTSSMQVSFFDEAEKESNLKVADPTIEEITYTRSKSSKNTGKKDNLANLEKVVIEHKLDENQQSCSDCSSDLVVIGKKSKEILKYIPAKLYVEEHVTYSYACRSCEESNDKANITTTKAPKTLLHKSMASNELLSHVINLKYQHALPLNRQESYFKMMGANLSRQTLANWVIGAAHELEPIYQLMKEKLLKRDYIQADETVLKVLDDRGKESNKQKYMWLYKSPDKDQPIIIYDYQKTRSGSCPKGFLSGFSKYIQTDGYAGYNKVENVKRLYCLAHIRRKFHEIIVNLDEEALKSSRALIGFNYCAQLYKIEKDLKEQHSGKEDFYERRYKKRLEASKPIIEEFIAYVDREIEEAVPKSALGKALAYAKPLLPSLKVLLEDGSLEIDNNAAERSIRPFVVGRSNWLFSASTKGAESSALIYSIIETARNNNLVVEKYLLYLMNHFSNVDPQDKESLLKLLPFSKDLPEDLKVQAK, encoded by the coding sequence ATGAAAACGGGGATGAAAATGACGAAGGTAAATTTACAAAACCAACTGGACGAAAAGACGAAAGAACTGATTTTAAAAATGGAAGAAGAACTTGAAGCTAGAGATAATGAAATAAAATCTAAGGATAAAGAAATAGCAGATTTGAAAAATGAGTTAGCATATCTCAAAGGCCAAGTTCTCAATAAAAATAGAAAAATATTTGGTTCCTCCAGTGAACAGACTAGTTCTATGCAAGTATCCTTTTTTGATGAAGCTGAAAAAGAGAGCAACTTAAAAGTAGCAGATCCTACTATCGAGGAGATTACTTATACAAGAAGTAAATCTTCTAAAAACACTGGAAAAAAAGATAACTTAGCAAACCTAGAAAAAGTAGTAATTGAGCATAAACTAGATGAAAATCAGCAGTCCTGCAGTGACTGTTCCAGTGATTTAGTGGTTATCGGTAAGAAATCTAAAGAAATCCTTAAGTACATACCTGCAAAGTTATATGTAGAAGAACATGTAACCTACAGCTACGCCTGCAGATCATGTGAAGAAAGTAATGATAAAGCAAATATTACTACAACAAAGGCTCCAAAGACCTTGCTACATAAGAGTATGGCATCTAACGAGCTTCTTAGTCATGTCATAAATTTAAAATACCAGCATGCACTGCCTTTAAATAGACAAGAATCCTACTTCAAGATGATGGGGGCAAATCTTTCTAGGCAAACCCTTGCCAACTGGGTTATTGGTGCAGCCCATGAACTAGAGCCAATCTATCAGCTTATGAAGGAAAAACTCCTTAAAAGAGACTATATCCAGGCTGATGAAACAGTACTTAAAGTTTTAGATGATAGGGGCAAGGAGTCCAATAAACAAAAGTATATGTGGCTCTATAAATCCCCAGATAAAGATCAACCTATTATCATCTACGACTACCAAAAGACAAGATCTGGTTCTTGTCCTAAGGGTTTTTTAAGTGGATTTTCAAAATATATTCAAACAGATGGATATGCTGGGTATAATAAAGTTGAAAATGTCAAAAGACTTTATTGCCTAGCCCATATAAGAAGAAAGTTCCACGAAATAATAGTAAACCTAGATGAAGAAGCCCTAAAGTCTTCAAGAGCATTAATAGGGTTTAATTATTGTGCTCAGCTTTATAAGATTGAAAAAGACCTAAAAGAACAGCATAGTGGAAAAGAAGATTTCTATGAGAGACGTTATAAAAAGCGACTTGAGGCATCCAAGCCAATAATAGAAGAATTTATAGCTTATGTAGATAGAGAAATAGAGGAAGCTGTTCCTAAAAGTGCCCTTGGTAAAGCTTTGGCTTATGCAAAACCTCTTCTTCCAAGTCTTAAGGTGCTTTTAGAAGATGGTTCTTTAGAAATAGACAATAACGCTGCAGAACGATCTATAAGGCCATTTGTGGTGGGTCGTAGCAATTGGCTTTTCTCGGCTTCTACCAAAGGTGCAGAGTCCAGTGCATTAATCTATAGCATCATTGAAACGGCTAGGAATAATAATTTAGTTGTTGAAAAATATTTACTTTACTTAATGAACCACTTCTCAAATGTAGACCCTCAAGACAAGGAAAGCTTATTAAAACTACTACCTTTTTCAAAGGATCTA
- the tnpB gene encoding IS66 family insertion sequence element accessory protein TnpB (TnpB, as the term is used for proteins encoded by IS66 family insertion elements, is considered an accessory protein, since TnpC, encoded by a neighboring gene, is a DDE family transposase.): protein MLNIDKVDKVYLACGVTDLRKNIDGLSMIVQTQFNLDPFEKALFVFCNRQMNKLKILHFDDGFWLYYHRLERNKFKWPMSKEEALKVSIEELRWLLKGYEVRTISKFKPVKERNHF, encoded by the coding sequence ATGCTAAATATAGATAAAGTGGATAAGGTATATTTAGCTTGCGGGGTAACGGATCTTAGAAAAAATATAGATGGATTAAGTATGATTGTACAAACGCAGTTTAATCTGGATCCTTTTGAAAAGGCACTATTTGTCTTTTGTAATAGGCAGATGAATAAACTAAAAATACTCCATTTTGATGATGGGTTTTGGCTATACTATCATCGACTAGAGAGAAATAAATTTAAATGGCCTATGTCAAAGGAAGAAGCTTTAAAGGTTTCCATTGAAGAACTACGATGGCTGCTTAAGGGGTATGAAGTAAGAACTATATCAAAATTCAAGCCCGTTAAAGAAAGAAATCACTTCTGA
- the tnpA gene encoding IS66 family insertion sequence element accessory protein TnpA, with translation MTNEALDIDWEDILDKFSSREGTIKAFCEENNIGIHQLYYRRKKLENNNTPVFHAVSFKDTEADEAVNQENTPSNPSPTATIKIEIGKAKIYIPSNDKVSLSNVFKEIIASC, from the coding sequence ATGACGAATGAAGCACTAGACATTGATTGGGAAGATATTTTAGATAAATTCTCTTCTCGTGAAGGGACCATCAAAGCCTTTTGTGAAGAGAATAATATAGGTATTCATCAGCTGTATTATCGGAGAAAAAAGCTAGAAAACAATAATACTCCTGTATTTCATGCTGTTAGCTTTAAAGATACGGAAGCTGATGAGGCTGTAAATCAAGAAAATACCCCATCTAATCCTTCCCCAACGGCAACTATAAAAATCGAAATAGGCAAAGCTAAGATATATATACCAAGCAATGACAAGGTATCTCTATCTAATGTTTTTAAGGAAATTATAGCATCATGCTAA
- a CDS encoding acyltransferase family protein: protein MSNATLISSKRIYYLDYLRAFIVVQVIVFHSLLPYVIGYDWIINDEAKTLFYTMWCIVLDVFMMPTLFFIAGYFSFPSIRKNSIRSFVVNKITRIAIPFFIGITMLVPIICYIEALTYGTTSSSYTSYWLYEYFSSFIDTKHFWFLSSLFFFYMVFVMIYSMSKEKFKRVYNESSNKSVSPKTMILFLLRFFIIGIVVFFATGLFISDLNWVAFGKFIIFQPTRWTNYILYFIFGIICFVKKVEIPKNLTQKLPLLILASIISILGFLAFKIPFYYENTARIDVQFFNAIIYSFFCFIMFITLLTVFKRYLNKPSKTWGRLAANSYTIYMVHMVYTVLIQYYMVNLSVSIHTKFFGALIGTFILSYITSEIILIVLSIVGIGKNKKTDIAVPPITKM from the coding sequence ATGAGCAATGCAACTTTAATTTCCTCAAAAAGAATATATTATCTGGATTATTTACGAGCATTTATTGTTGTTCAAGTTATCGTGTTTCATTCCTTATTACCTTATGTTATTGGCTACGATTGGATCATCAATGATGAGGCAAAAACACTTTTTTATACAATGTGGTGCATAGTTCTTGACGTTTTTATGATGCCAACACTGTTTTTTATTGCAGGTTATTTTTCATTTCCTTCCATAAGAAAAAACAGCATAAGGTCCTTTGTTGTAAATAAAATTACCCGGATTGCCATCCCATTTTTCATAGGTATAACCATGCTAGTGCCTATAATTTGCTATATAGAGGCTTTAACATATGGCACAACCAGTTCTTCTTATACTAGTTACTGGCTCTATGAATATTTTAGTAGTTTTATAGATACAAAACATTTTTGGTTTCTATCCTCTCTATTCTTTTTCTATATGGTATTTGTAATGATTTACAGCATGAGCAAGGAAAAATTTAAAAGAGTATATAATGAGTCGTCAAATAAATCAGTAAGCCCTAAAACCATGATTTTGTTTTTACTGAGATTTTTTATAATAGGAATTGTAGTATTCTTTGCTACAGGACTTTTCATTTCCGATTTAAATTGGGTTGCTTTCGGAAAGTTTATTATTTTCCAGCCTACAAGATGGACCAATTATATTTTATATTTTATTTTTGGAATTATTTGCTTTGTAAAAAAAGTTGAGATTCCAAAAAATTTGACACAAAAACTCCCACTTCTCATACTGGCTAGTATAATTTCAATTCTGGGATTTTTAGCTTTTAAAATTCCATTTTACTATGAAAATACTGCAAGAATAGATGTACAATTCTTTAATGCAATCATATATTCTTTTTTCTGCTTTATCATGTTTATAACACTACTGACTGTTTTTAAAAGATATCTGAACAAGCCTTCAAAAACTTGGGGAAGACTGGCCGCAAACTCCTACACCATTTACATGGTGCATATGGTATATACAGTTCTAATACAGTATTATATGGTTAATCTATCAGTATCAATACATACAAAATTCTTTGGAGCATTGATAGGAACCTTTATTTTAAGTTATATTACAAGTGAAATTATTCTAATAGTGCTGTCGATTGTAGGAATAGGAAAGAATAAAAAGACTGACATTGCTGTCCCTCCAATTACAAAAATGTAA